In a single window of the Nodularia spumigena CCY9414 genome:
- a CDS encoding DUF1825 family protein produces the protein MGFFDSDIVQQEAKQLFEDYQALINLGNNYGKFDREGKKLFIEQMEAMMDRYRVFMKRFELSEDFMAQMTVQQLKTQLNQFGVTPQQMFEQMNLTLQRMKTELEKQQ, from the coding sequence ATGGGATTCTTTGACTCTGATATAGTTCAGCAAGAAGCAAAACAGCTGTTTGAAGATTATCAAGCACTCATAAATCTTGGTAATAACTACGGCAAATTTGATCGGGAGGGCAAAAAGCTGTTTATTGAGCAAATGGAAGCTATGATGGATCGCTATCGCGTCTTTATGAAGCGATTCGAGCTGTCAGAAGATTTCATGGCGCAGATGACTGTGCAGCAACTTAAGACTCAACTCAACCAATTTGGTGTAACTCCGCAACAGATGTTTGAGCAAATGAATCTTACCCTACAGAGGATGAAAACCGAACTAGAAAAACAGCAATAG
- a CDS encoding uracil-DNA glycosylase — translation MSSDIQLTLFDDTNSNPRDLIPTNAKIPITPGTYNNITELTQDCNQCHRCGLGDNRTHAVVGRGHLQAPIMLIGEAPGQNEDETGLPFVGRSGQLLEKILASVNLTTEQDIYIANINKCRPPKNRAPNPDEMAACIPYLLEQIRLVDPKIILLTGATAVKGITGDKRGITKIRGQWLEWEGRLCMAIFHPSYLLRNPSKEVGKPKWLMWQDIQAVRTKLDELT, via the coding sequence ATGAGCAGCGACATTCAACTTACCCTCTTCGATGACACCAACTCGAACCCACGAGATTTAATCCCCACAAACGCAAAAATTCCCATTACACCTGGAACATACAACAATATCACCGAGTTGACACAGGATTGTAATCAGTGCCACCGTTGTGGCTTGGGAGACAATCGGACTCATGCTGTAGTTGGGCGTGGTCATCTCCAAGCACCAATTATGCTCATAGGAGAAGCACCAGGTCAAAACGAAGATGAAACCGGTTTACCATTTGTCGGTAGATCAGGACAGTTACTAGAGAAAATATTAGCATCTGTGAATCTGACTACCGAACAAGATATATATATTGCCAATATTAATAAATGTCGTCCACCAAAAAACCGAGCGCCCAACCCTGATGAAATGGCGGCTTGCATACCCTACTTACTAGAACAAATTCGCCTTGTTGACCCGAAAATTATTTTACTTACAGGTGCAACTGCGGTCAAAGGCATTACTGGCGATAAGCGGGGAATTACGAAAATTCGCGGACAGTGGCTGGAATGGGAAGGGCGTTTATGTATGGCAATTTTTCACCCATCCTACTTGTTGCGTAACCCCTCCAAGGAAGTCGGTAAGCCTAAATGGTTGATGTGGCAAGATATCCAAGCAGTGCGTACCAAATTAGATGAACTCACATGA
- a CDS encoding transglycosylase domain-containing protein, translating to MLTSSIVAGGLVGLAISFRNLPDVRQLRNFFPSETTYIYDINGKLLTSLHGEANREVMSLDRISPDLKRAVLASEDSHFYDHHGINPSGVGRAFMANLAAGGVREGASTITMQLVKNLFLTQKRAYTRKLAEGVLAIRLEQILTKDQILEMYLNQVYWGHNNYGVQTAARSYFDKSAEILNLAESAMMAGLIQAPEVFSPFANMKLAKVKQREVLGRMLELNWISKQEYDDALKQELKFGRIRSFQGSALPYVTNTVSQELVKKFGREALIKGGMRVQTTIDADFQIMAEQTVSKWSKTLSSQGLRNNQIALVAIDPRTHFVKALVGGVNSRTSEFNRATQAQRQPGSAFKPLVYYAAFATGKYTPDTVVQDTPVSYRDGSGWYSPRNYDGSFQGSITVRSALAQSRNIPVIRVGMTIGMNKVVEASRSLGIMSPMAPVTSLPLGAIGITPLELASAYATFANYGWQSPPTVMARVTDSSGNILLDNTPKPQLVLDQWASAATIDVMRSVVTSGTGKGADIGRPSAGKTGTTSSEIDIWYVGTVPQLTTAIWIGRDDNRPLSRGATGGGMVAPIWKDFMQQALKGVPAENFKPPSAFVRPKP from the coding sequence ATGTTGACAAGCTCTATTGTAGCCGGAGGGCTGGTTGGTCTGGCTATTAGTTTCCGTAACTTGCCAGATGTGAGACAGCTACGTAACTTTTTTCCATCGGAAACAACTTACATTTATGACATTAACGGCAAACTCTTAACAAGTCTTCACGGTGAAGCCAACCGAGAAGTCATGTCCCTAGATCGAATTTCCCCAGATTTGAAACGGGCAGTACTCGCTAGCGAAGATAGTCATTTTTACGATCACCACGGTATCAATCCCAGTGGTGTCGGACGTGCTTTCATGGCTAACTTGGCAGCTGGTGGTGTGCGAGAGGGCGCTTCTACCATCACCATGCAGCTGGTGAAAAATTTGTTTTTAACTCAAAAACGTGCCTATACTCGGAAGTTAGCTGAGGGAGTACTGGCAATTAGGTTAGAGCAAATTCTCACCAAAGACCAAATTTTGGAAATGTACCTCAATCAAGTTTATTGGGGTCATAATAACTACGGTGTACAAACGGCAGCACGGAGCTATTTTGACAAGTCAGCAGAAATATTAAACTTGGCTGAGTCAGCAATGATGGCGGGTTTAATCCAAGCGCCAGAAGTTTTCAGTCCCTTTGCGAATATGAAACTAGCAAAAGTCAAACAAAGGGAAGTTTTGGGGCGGATGCTGGAATTAAACTGGATCAGCAAGCAAGAATATGATGATGCTCTTAAGCAAGAACTGAAATTTGGTCGAATCAGGTCATTTCAAGGTAGTGCCTTACCTTATGTCACCAATACTGTATCTCAAGAATTAGTTAAAAAATTTGGGCGTGAGGCGCTGATTAAAGGTGGAATGCGTGTGCAAACCACTATTGATGCTGACTTCCAAATAATGGCGGAACAAACTGTCAGCAAGTGGAGTAAAACATTAAGCAGTCAAGGGTTGCGTAATAATCAAATTGCTTTGGTTGCGATTGATCCTCGGACGCATTTTGTCAAGGCACTGGTAGGCGGTGTAAATTCCCGAACTAGCGAATTCAACCGTGCAACCCAAGCCCAGCGTCAACCAGGTTCGGCTTTTAAACCATTAGTCTATTATGCTGCCTTTGCTACTGGGAAATATACACCAGATACGGTAGTCCAAGATACGCCAGTCAGTTACCGAGATGGTAGCGGTTGGTACAGTCCGAGGAACTACGACGGTAGCTTTCAAGGATCAATAACGGTACGGTCAGCTCTAGCCCAGTCTCGGAATATTCCAGTCATCAGGGTGGGTATGACTATAGGTATGAATAAAGTAGTTGAAGCCTCCCGTAGCTTGGGAATCATGAGTCCGATGGCACCTGTGACTTCTTTGCCCCTGGGAGCTATAGGTATTACACCTCTGGAACTCGCTAGCGCTTACGCGACCTTTGCCAATTATGGTTGGCAATCGCCACCAACAGTTATGGCTCGTGTCACTGATAGTAGTGGGAATATCTTGCTAGATAATACACCAAAACCCCAGTTAGTGCTGGATCAATGGGCATCGGCAGCAACTATCGATGTGATGCGTTCAGTCGTCACTTCGGGGACTGGTAAAGGTGCAGATATAGGTCGCCCCAGTGCTGGTAAAACGGGAACAACTTCCTCGGAAATAGATATTTGGTATGTGGGGACTGTGCCACAGTTGACAACTGCTATCTGGATAGGTAGAGACGACAACAGACCATTATCTAGAGGTGCAACAGGTGGTGGTATGGTAGCTCCTATCTGGAAAGATTTTATGCAGCAAGCCCTTAAAGGCGTACCTGCGGAGAACTTTAAGCCCCCTTCTGCGTTTGTGCGCCCCAAACCATAA
- the tyrS gene encoding tyrosine--tRNA ligase — protein MTQNFSWLHRGIVEIFPQPTDVDGENESLEKRLVTTNRPLRIKLGIDPTGSDIHLGHSIPVRKLRAFQDAGHTAVLIIGDFTARIGDPTGKSEVRRQLTEADVAQNAQTYLDQVRPILDFDTPGRLEVRYNSEWLSGLDLGKILELLSTMTVGQMLAKEGFAERYKKENPIFIHEFLYPLMQGYDSVAVEADVELGGTDQKFNIAVGRDLQRHFGQKPQFGLLLPILIGTDGVQKMSKSLSNYVGLSEHPAQKYQKLQGVPDNLLSQYFELLTDLPLEKLPENPRDRQMLLAWEVVKQYNGEIAANEAKDAAKSGGKEGTVPEFSLSEVSEFPVKLASLLNVTGLCKSTGEGKRKIQEGGVRLDGDRMTDIDTTFEQPSELHGRVLQVGKNKFVRLVKN, from the coding sequence ATGACACAAAATTTTTCTTGGCTACATCGTGGAATAGTAGAAATTTTTCCCCAACCAACTGATGTTGATGGTGAAAATGAAAGTTTAGAGAAGCGCTTGGTGACTACGAACCGACCTTTAAGGATCAAATTGGGAATTGACCCCACAGGATCTGATATTCATCTTGGTCATAGCATACCAGTACGCAAACTGCGGGCGTTTCAAGATGCTGGTCATACAGCAGTTCTCATTATTGGTGATTTTACAGCTCGTATTGGCGATCCTACAGGTAAATCTGAGGTGCGTCGTCAGCTTACAGAAGCAGATGTGGCGCAGAATGCTCAAACTTATCTTGACCAAGTGCGCCCTATTTTGGATTTTGACACACCAGGCAGGTTAGAGGTGCGTTATAACTCGGAATGGCTTTCCGGGCTTGATTTAGGAAAAATTCTAGAGTTACTCTCTACTATGACGGTGGGGCAGATGTTAGCAAAAGAGGGATTTGCTGAACGTTATAAAAAAGAGAATCCAATTTTTATCCATGAGTTCCTATATCCATTGATGCAGGGCTATGATTCAGTGGCTGTTGAGGCAGATGTGGAATTAGGGGGAACTGATCAGAAGTTTAACATTGCTGTGGGGCGAGATTTGCAACGCCATTTTGGTCAAAAGCCGCAATTTGGGTTGCTGCTACCGATTCTGATTGGTACGGATGGTGTGCAAAAAATGTCTAAGTCTCTAAGTAATTATGTGGGTTTGTCGGAACACCCTGCCCAAAAATATCAGAAGTTACAAGGTGTTCCTGATAATTTGCTGTCTCAGTATTTTGAACTGTTGACGGATTTACCTTTGGAAAAATTGCCTGAAAATCCCCGCGATCGCCAAATGCTTTTAGCATGGGAGGTGGTGAAACAATACAACGGTGAAATTGCCGCTAATGAAGCTAAGGATGCTGCAAAAAGCGGCGGGAAGGAAGGTACAGTTCCCGAATTTTCCCTGAGTGAGGTATCAGAGTTTCCTGTGAAGTTAGCGTCTCTTCTCAATGTGACTGGTTTGTGCAAAAGTACTGGGGAGGGTAAACGGAAAATTCAAGAGGGTGGGGTGCGTCTCGATGGCGATCGCATGACTGATATTGATACCACTTTTGAACAGCCTAGTGAATTACACGGGCGTGTGCTACAAGTTGGTAAAAATAAGTTTGTCCGACTTGTAAAGAACTAA
- a CDS encoding TM2 domain-containing protein, whose amino-acid sequence MANFNSTQTTKQLMAGYCGIIFGGVGAHKFILGYAPEGFIMLVIALIGGFFTYGISLLIMQVVGLIEGMIYLNKTPEEFVNTYFVNKQGWF is encoded by the coding sequence ATGGCAAACTTCAATTCTACTCAAACCACCAAACAACTTATGGCTGGTTACTGCGGCATTATCTTCGGAGGAGTGGGAGCGCATAAATTTATTCTAGGATATGCCCCAGAAGGTTTCATCATGCTCGTTATAGCTTTAATTGGCGGTTTTTTTACCTACGGAATTAGTTTGTTAATTATGCAAGTTGTAGGTTTAATTGAAGGCATGATCTACTTAAACAAGACCCCAGAAGAATTTGTTAACACCTACTTTGTGAATAAGCAGGGCTGGTTCTAA
- a CDS encoding heavy metal translocating P-type ATPase encodes MQLAPKNQLTPEPAPTSEKIILDVGGMKCAGCVSAVERQLTQYPGVKSACVNLATEVAVVESETGAVDPQTLAQRLTSAGFPSQPRQAREKLANESTLQDPEERKRREMRSSFGQLIIAGVLLVLSGIGHFGSMGGQILPILNNIWFHCGLATVAILIPGRPILVDGWRGWRRNAPNMNTLVGLGTLTAYTASLIALLFPQMGWECFFDEPVMMLGFILLGRTLEQQARGRASAAFRELLSLQPQIARLIPNPNPEKLGLGTNIVEIPAENVRVGEWLQVLPGDKIPVDGEVRFGKTTVNESMLTGEAVPVIKQPGDLVAAGTLNESGAIAIIATRTGSDTTLAQIVTLVETAQTRKAPVQKLADTVAGYFTYGVLTASVLTFVFWFFFGTHIWNDVSMSGGMDMMSHAPLSSPEAMERVSTHSPLLTSLKLAIAVMVVACPCALGLATPTAILVGTAIGAERGLLIKGGDVLERVHELDTVVFDKTGTLTTGNPTVTDCLPFEEWEDNKPYSLLQLAAAVESGTYHPLAKAIQQAAQEQKLSIPDAVDFHTEPGLGVSAIVEGLSVLLGNWDWLSKHGVFASEAAQQIALHLAENGKTVVGVAVGGNLAGLIAVEDPLRPDAEATVNQLREMGLRVMLLSGDRLEAAHAIAKQLGLDSADVMAGILPGKKADVIKSLQLQGKSQSPTPHSVVAMVGDGINDAPALSQADVGIALYSGTDVAMETAEIVLMRDRLNDVVASIKLSRATFNKIRQNLFWAFAYNTIGIPLAAGVLLPNFGFVLSPSGAAALMAFSSVSVVTNSILLRRIAHRL; translated from the coding sequence ATGCAACTTGCCCCGAAAAATCAGCTTACCCCAGAACCAGCCCCTACTTCCGAGAAAATTATCCTAGATGTTGGGGGGATGAAATGTGCTGGATGTGTAAGTGCTGTAGAGCGACAACTAACCCAATATCCAGGAGTCAAAAGCGCCTGTGTGAATCTGGCTACAGAGGTAGCCGTGGTAGAATCAGAAACTGGTGCGGTAGATCCACAGACACTAGCACAGCGATTGACATCAGCTGGATTTCCCTCTCAACCGCGTCAAGCTAGAGAAAAATTAGCAAACGAATCTACTTTACAAGATCCTGAAGAACGCAAGCGCCGAGAAATGCGTTCTTCATTTGGGCAGTTGATTATTGCTGGGGTGCTGCTGGTACTGTCGGGAATTGGACATTTTGGCAGCATGGGTGGTCAAATACTGCCAATATTAAACAACATCTGGTTTCACTGTGGATTGGCAACAGTGGCAATATTAATTCCCGGTCGCCCAATTTTAGTAGATGGTTGGCGGGGATGGCGGCGAAATGCTCCTAATATGAATACCCTGGTGGGATTGGGAACGCTGACAGCTTACACGGCGAGTTTAATAGCATTACTGTTCCCGCAAATGGGTTGGGAATGTTTCTTTGATGAACCGGTGATGATGCTGGGTTTTATTCTCTTGGGTAGGACTTTAGAGCAACAAGCCAGAGGTCGCGCTTCAGCTGCTTTTAGGGAATTGCTGTCACTCCAACCACAAATAGCCAGATTGATTCCTAATCCAAACCCGGAAAAATTAGGTTTGGGAACAAATATTGTGGAGATTCCGGCCGAAAATGTGCGTGTTGGTGAATGGTTACAGGTACTACCAGGAGATAAAATTCCCGTTGATGGTGAGGTGCGGTTTGGGAAAACCACGGTGAATGAGTCTATGCTGACTGGGGAAGCTGTACCCGTGATTAAGCAACCAGGGGATTTGGTCGCCGCAGGAACTCTGAACGAGTCAGGAGCGATCGCTATAATCGCAACTCGTACTGGTAGCGATACAACTTTGGCACAAATCGTTACTTTAGTAGAAACAGCCCAAACCCGCAAAGCCCCAGTCCAAAAATTAGCCGATACCGTCGCCGGTTACTTTACTTATGGTGTCTTAACGGCTTCTGTGTTGACATTTGTTTTTTGGTTCTTTTTTGGCACTCACATCTGGAATGATGTCAGTATGTCAGGGGGCATGGATATGATGAGTCACGCGCCTCTTTCTAGTCCAGAGGCGATGGAGCGCGTTTCTACTCATTCACCCCTGCTAACGAGCTTAAAACTGGCGATCGCAGTCATGGTTGTGGCTTGTCCCTGTGCTTTGGGACTGGCTACACCCACAGCAATTCTTGTCGGAACTGCCATTGGTGCTGAACGGGGTCTGTTAATCAAAGGTGGTGATGTCTTAGAAAGAGTACACGAGTTAGATACAGTTGTCTTTGATAAAACAGGCACTCTCACCACAGGTAATCCCACCGTTACCGATTGCCTACCCTTTGAGGAATGGGAAGATAACAAACCTTACTCTCTCCTGCAACTAGCAGCAGCTGTAGAAAGTGGTACTTACCACCCCCTAGCCAAAGCAATTCAGCAAGCAGCGCAGGAGCAAAAGTTATCTATTCCTGATGCTGTGGATTTTCACACAGAACCTGGATTGGGTGTATCTGCCATTGTTGAGGGTCTGTCTGTACTTTTGGGTAATTGGGACTGGTTGAGTAAGCACGGAGTTTTTGCCAGTGAGGCGGCACAACAAATAGCCCTGCATCTGGCAGAAAATGGTAAAACCGTTGTGGGCGTAGCAGTTGGGGGTAATTTAGCCGGACTCATTGCTGTTGAAGATCCCCTCAGACCGGATGCGGAAGCTACAGTCAACCAGTTACGTGAGATGGGTTTACGGGTAATGCTGCTCAGTGGCGATAGATTAGAAGCAGCTCACGCTATAGCTAAACAATTAGGTCTAGATAGTGCTGATGTTATGGCTGGTATTCTCCCAGGGAAAAAAGCAGATGTGATCAAATCTCTCCAGCTACAAGGAAAATCACAATCCCCCACTCCCCACTCCGTCGTCGCAATGGTTGGCGATGGTATTAATGATGCTCCGGCTTTATCACAAGCAGATGTGGGAATTGCTTTATATTCGGGAACGGATGTGGCGATGGAAACTGCCGAAATTGTCTTGATGCGCGATCGCCTAAATGATGTTGTAGCATCAATAAAACTGAGTCGTGCCACCTTCAACAAAATCCGCCAAAATTTATTTTGGGCATTTGCATACAATACAATTGGCATTCCTTTAGCCGCAGGCGTATTGTTACCCAATTTTGGTTTTGTCCTCAGTCCTTCTGGGGCGGCAGCATTAATGGCTTTTAGCTCTGTGAGTGTTGTTACCAACTCAATTTTATTGCGGAGGATCGCTCATCGCCTGTAA
- a CDS encoding NUDIX hydrolase → MNDQPVHVAIAILYQEDKFLMQLRDNIPGILYPGYWGLFGGHIELGETPDVAVKREVIEEIGYTLPSFAEFGCYADDAVVRHVFHAPLLVELDQLVLNEGWDMGLLTPEDIRQGKCYSPIADEVRLLGAIHQRIMLDFISH, encoded by the coding sequence ATGAATGATCAACCAGTTCATGTAGCGATCGCAATTCTTTACCAAGAAGACAAATTTCTCATGCAACTGCGAGATAATATCCCTGGTATTCTCTACCCTGGTTACTGGGGGCTATTCGGTGGTCATATTGAACTTGGTGAAACGCCCGATGTAGCAGTGAAGCGAGAAGTTATCGAAGAAATTGGCTACACGCTACCATCATTTGCAGAATTTGGTTGTTATGCAGATGATGCTGTTGTTCGTCATGTCTTTCATGCACCACTCCTAGTCGAATTAGATCAACTGGTTTTAAATGAAGGCTGGGATATGGGATTATTAACGCCCGAAGATATTCGCCAAGGTAAGTGTTATTCCCCAATCGCCGATGAAGTCCGACTTTTAGGCGCTATACATCAGCGAATCATGTTGGATTTCATTAGTCATTAG
- the pyrF gene encoding orotidine-5'-phosphate decarboxylase, giving the protein MTNDQIIVPLDVPDLQSAIALVDQLPQVNFWKVGLELFTSSGPTILEVLKSRQKRIFLDLKFHDIPNTVAGACRSAANYGVDLLTIHATAGKDALKAATEAVQVGATQAGVKPPQLIAITLLTSISSRQLAFDLKIPVELPEYALEMALMAQESGLNGAVCSPQEVAQLRQTCGNDFLLVCPGVRPDWAEKGDQKRSLTPAQAIKAGADYLVIGRPITAAAEPELAWNKIVEELTTQF; this is encoded by the coding sequence ATGACTAATGACCAAATAATTGTGCCTTTGGATGTGCCGGATCTACAGAGTGCGATCGCTCTTGTGGATCAATTGCCACAAGTAAATTTCTGGAAGGTGGGTTTAGAATTATTTACGAGTTCTGGTCCCACAATCCTGGAAGTTTTAAAATCCCGGCAAAAACGCATTTTTTTAGATTTGAAGTTTCACGATATCCCCAATACTGTCGCCGGGGCTTGTCGTAGTGCTGCTAATTACGGAGTGGACTTACTCACGATTCACGCCACTGCTGGCAAAGATGCCCTGAAAGCGGCAACTGAGGCTGTACAGGTGGGCGCAACGCAAGCGGGTGTTAAACCACCGCAGTTAATCGCTATTACCCTGCTGACGAGTATTTCTTCTCGGCAGCTGGCGTTTGATTTGAAAATTCCCGTAGAATTACCAGAATATGCTTTAGAAATGGCATTGATGGCGCAGGAATCAGGGTTGAATGGGGCTGTTTGTTCACCCCAGGAGGTCGCACAGTTACGCCAAACTTGTGGAAATGACTTTTTGCTCGTTTGTCCGGGTGTCCGCCCAGACTGGGCAGAAAAGGGAGATCAAAAGCGATCGCTTACCCCCGCCCAAGCTATCAAAGCCGGTGCAGATTACCTCGTAATTGGTCGTCCAATCACTGCGGCGGCTGAACCTGAGTTAGCCTGGAACAAGATTGTTGAGGAGTTAACTACACAATTTTAG
- a CDS encoding type II CAAX prenyl endopeptidase Rce1 family protein, whose protein sequence is MTIKRFILFFILTPIAILLSVSSLFGTLQEPQFQSRLELYQTNIALQAQAWEPEDGNDEDLSAIQAAILGENPLESATKQYQQVRQSVETNLDKAQKQLTQSQALPVPPKPLPDAPLETKASRQEKQVKLQKSLQQLQKLQADLDLRLGILQAKQGKTDTAIKTWSELQQRSEVNLEFRETAAVLIGIWSDPPRLLPDAQQLINQNLDSWFRSTSLIQLYQVQQRQEALSTVKAEQQEAATQAVVKLALIGTIPTVTALIGLILLVFLIGQLFVKGKAALLAQNADLPWSTPWGAETILQVFVVGFFFMGQLFVPVLVLLLPIPRPIVNVRLQALSVLVSYMMVASGALSVLYFSLKRFFPLPENWFRFRLQDRWILWGFGGYCAALPIVVLVSLVNQQLWQGQGGSNPLLQLALESQDTVALGMFFFTAAIAAPIFEELLFRGFLLPSLTRYVPVWGAIIVSSLLFAIAHLSLSEILPLTALGIVLGVVYTRSRNLLAPMLLHSLWNSGTLLSLFLLGSSN, encoded by the coding sequence ATGACGATTAAGCGGTTTATTTTATTTTTTATCCTAACGCCGATAGCAATCCTGTTGTCAGTTTCGTCTTTATTTGGTACTTTGCAGGAGCCACAGTTTCAAAGTCGTCTGGAACTGTACCAAACTAATATTGCTTTACAAGCGCAAGCTTGGGAGCCAGAAGATGGTAATGATGAAGATTTGTCAGCAATTCAAGCAGCGATTCTGGGAGAAAACCCCCTAGAAAGTGCTACAAAGCAATATCAGCAGGTGCGTCAGTCAGTTGAAACTAATTTGGATAAGGCTCAAAAACAACTGACTCAATCTCAGGCTCTTCCCGTACCCCCTAAACCTTTACCAGATGCGCCTCTTGAGACTAAGGCTTCTCGTCAAGAAAAGCAGGTAAAGTTGCAGAAATCTCTTCAACAACTGCAAAAATTACAGGCTGATTTAGATTTACGTCTAGGAATTTTACAAGCAAAGCAAGGAAAAACCGATACAGCTATCAAGACTTGGAGCGAATTACAGCAACGCTCGGAAGTTAATCTGGAATTTCGGGAAACGGCTGCTGTGTTGATTGGAATATGGAGTGATCCTCCTCGACTCTTACCTGATGCTCAACAGCTGATTAATCAGAATTTAGATAGTTGGTTTCGCTCTACTTCTTTAATTCAACTTTACCAAGTTCAGCAACGACAAGAAGCTTTATCAACGGTTAAAGCGGAACAACAAGAAGCTGCTACCCAAGCTGTGGTGAAATTAGCCCTGATTGGCACAATTCCCACGGTGACAGCGTTAATTGGTCTGATTTTGCTGGTTTTCTTGATTGGTCAGCTTTTTGTTAAGGGAAAAGCCGCTTTATTGGCTCAAAATGCTGATTTACCTTGGTCAACACCTTGGGGTGCGGAAACGATTTTACAGGTTTTCGTGGTCGGCTTTTTCTTTATGGGGCAACTCTTTGTACCTGTTTTAGTATTGTTACTCCCCATTCCGCGCCCGATTGTGAATGTCCGACTTCAAGCTTTGTCTGTTTTAGTTAGTTACATGATGGTGGCTTCAGGTGCGCTGTCGGTGCTTTATTTCTCGCTCAAGCGCTTTTTTCCGCTACCAGAAAACTGGTTTCGTTTCCGGTTGCAGGATCGCTGGATTTTATGGGGATTTGGCGGTTATTGTGCTGCTTTACCGATAGTGGTGCTGGTGTCGTTGGTTAATCAACAATTATGGCAGGGTCAGGGTGGTAGTAATCCCCTGTTACAATTGGCGCTGGAAAGCCAAGATACTGTGGCTCTGGGGATGTTTTTCTTTACGGCGGCGATCGCAGCGCCCATTTTTGAAGAATTGCTATTTCGCGGCTTTTTACTGCCTTCTCTGACTCGTTATGTACCTGTGTGGGGAGCAATTATTGTCAGTAGTTTGTTGTTTGCGATCGCTCACTTGAGTTTGTCAGAAATCCTTCCCCTGACAGCGTTAGGGATTGTTTTAGGAGTAGTTTACACGCGATCGCGCAACCTCTTGGCTCCGATGCTGCTCCATAGTCTCTGGAATAGTGGAACCTTACTCAGTCTATTTCTTTTAGGTAGTAGTAATTAA
- a CDS encoding Uma2 family endonuclease, which yields MIAIPQQAPKMTVQEYLEWEPQQDIRYEYVNGKIFAMTGGTIPHNDIALNLYTALRPHLRSKGCRVNVSDVKVQVTPNSPYYYPDLIVSCDSQDLKAHKFIQYPQIIVEVISPGTSARDRGEKLSDYLKMPTLQEYLLIDSEKIAVERYSRGEGRMWLYYPYIPGDIITLVSIDFEFPIELLYENVIFPTEE from the coding sequence ATGATAGCTATTCCTCAACAAGCCCCAAAAATGACAGTCCAGGAATATCTGGAATGGGAACCCCAACAAGATATTCGCTATGAATATGTCAACGGCAAAATTTTTGCCATGACAGGTGGGACAATTCCGCACAATGATATTGCTCTTAATCTTTATACTGCTTTACGCCCTCATCTCCGCTCCAAAGGTTGTCGAGTGAATGTATCAGATGTGAAGGTGCAAGTCACTCCCAACAGTCCTTACTACTATCCTGATTTGATTGTCAGTTGTGATTCTCAAGACCTTAAAGCTCACAAATTTATTCAATATCCGCAGATAATTGTCGAGGTTATTTCCCCAGGAACCAGCGCTAGAGATAGAGGTGAAAAATTGTCTGATTATTTGAAAATGCCTACTTTACAAGAGTATCTCCTCATTGACTCGGAAAAAATTGCTGTTGAGCGTTACTCACGGGGAGAAGGTAGAATGTGGCTTTATTATCCGTATATACCAGGAGATATAATTACTCTAGTAAGTATTGATTTTGAGTTTCCCATTGAACTCCTCTATGAAAATGTTATATTTCCAACTGAAGAATAA